The Paracoccus albus region GAAAGCGGTTGCATGGGCGGGTTCGACTGCTATATCCCGTTGTGAGGCACGGGGGTTACCCCGGCATCGCGGCATGGCCGCAAACCTAGGGCACGTGCCCGCGAACATGAGGATAAGACATGAGCGATATCGCTGATCGCGTGAAAAAAATCGTTGTCGAGCATCTCGGCGTGGATGAGGACAAGGTCGTTGAAACCGCGTCTTTCATTGACGATCTGGGTGCAGACAGCCTCGACACGGTCGAGCTGGTCATGGCCTTCGAAGAAGAGTTCGGGATCGAAATTCCTGACGACGCCGCCGAAACCATTCAGACCTTCGGCGATGCCGTGAACTTCATCAAAGGCGCGGTCTGATCCGTTGCTGAAGTTTTAAGAAAAGCGGCGCCTTCGGGCGCCGTTTTTTTGTTCAGGCAGTTGTCTGTCCCATCAGG contains the following coding sequences:
- a CDS encoding acyl carrier protein, whose amino-acid sequence is MSDIADRVKKIVVEHLGVDEDKVVETASFIDDLGADSLDTVELVMAFEEEFGIEIPDDAAETIQTFGDAVNFIKGAV